One window from the genome of Variovorax sp. PAMC26660 encodes:
- a CDS encoding phenylacetate--CoA ligase family protein encodes MTDHYDKLEIRDPAERERDLLAALPKQITQAQTATSAFSKILDGVKPADVTTREALAKLPVTRKSELLDLQKTRRAADPFGGFASIVRGPRMPRIFASPGTIYEPEGEARDYWRTARALHAAGFRGGELIHNSFSYHMTPAGSIMESGAHAMGCTVFAGGTGQTEQQLEAIVDLKPEGYAGTPSFLKILLEKAEEKGLKLPSLTKALVSGEAFPPSLHDWIAAHGVKGTQCYATADLGLIAYETSAREGLVIDEGVLVEIVRPGTGDPVPDGEVGEVVVTSFNPDYPLVRFGTGDLSAVLAGTCPTGRTNKRIKGWLGRADQTTKVRGMFVHPSQVAEIARRFPEILRARLVVSGEMGDDQMTFRLECAGAPAGLDARIADAVREVTKLRGTIELVAPGSLPNDGKVIEDARSYK; translated from the coding sequence ATGACCGACCACTACGACAAGCTTGAAATCCGCGACCCCGCCGAGCGCGAGCGCGACCTGCTGGCCGCACTGCCCAAGCAGATCACACAAGCGCAGACCGCGACGTCCGCGTTCTCCAAGATCCTCGACGGCGTGAAGCCGGCAGACGTCACAACACGCGAAGCACTCGCCAAGCTGCCCGTCACGCGCAAGTCGGAATTGCTCGACCTGCAAAAGACACGCCGTGCAGCCGATCCGTTCGGCGGCTTTGCATCCATCGTGCGCGGGCCGCGCATGCCGCGCATCTTCGCGAGCCCCGGCACCATCTACGAACCCGAAGGCGAAGCGCGCGACTATTGGCGCACCGCGCGGGCTCTGCATGCCGCAGGTTTTCGGGGTGGCGAGCTGATTCACAACAGCTTCAGCTATCACATGACGCCCGCAGGTTCGATCATGGAAAGCGGCGCGCATGCGATGGGCTGCACCGTGTTCGCGGGCGGCACCGGCCAGACCGAACAACAGCTCGAAGCCATTGTCGACCTCAAGCCCGAAGGCTATGCAGGCACGCCGAGCTTCCTGAAGATCCTGCTGGAGAAGGCCGAAGAGAAAGGGCTGAAGCTGCCCTCGCTCACCAAGGCCCTCGTTTCCGGCGAAGCCTTTCCGCCGAGCCTGCACGACTGGATTGCCGCGCACGGCGTGAAGGGCACGCAGTGCTATGCCACCGCCGACCTGGGTCTCATCGCTTACGAGACCAGCGCGCGCGAAGGGCTGGTGATCGATGAAGGCGTGCTGGTCGAGATCGTGCGGCCCGGCACCGGCGACCCGGTGCCCGATGGCGAAGTCGGCGAGGTTGTCGTTACCAGCTTCAACCCCGACTACCCGCTCGTGCGCTTCGGCACCGGCGATCTTTCGGCGGTGCTCGCAGGCACCTGTCCCACCGGCCGCACCAACAAGCGCATCAAGGGCTGGCTCGGCCGCGCCGACCAGACCACCAAGGTGCGCGGCATGTTCGTGCATCCGTCGCAAGTCGCGGAGATCGCGCGGCGTTTTCCGGAGATCCTGCGCGCGCGCCTCGTGGTGTCCGGAGAAATGGGCGACGACCAGATGACCTTCAGGCTCGAATGCGCGGGCGCGCCGGCCGGGCTCGACGCGCGCATTGCCGATGCGGTGCGCGAAGTGACCAAGCTGCGCGGCACCATCGAACTGGTGGCGCCGGGCAGCCTGCCCAACGATGGCAAGGTGATCGAGGACGCGCGCAGCTACAAGTAG
- a CDS encoding citrate synthase/methylcitrate synthase, with protein sequence MIEENGLEGVVAAHTVLSEVDGAEGRLVIRGHTLDEIAQNWRFEDVVALLFKGFFDTLPDNAAALRTALSRARREVFERLQPNDDAVLRRLPPIEAVRALLARLPDGDDLPTALRLVAAPAVYTAAVMRWRLGVQALAPDETLPHAVDMLRMLHGRTPTAAQGAALDTYLVTVCDHGLNASTFAARVVASTGAGLASAVLAGISALKGPLHGGAPGPVLDALDAIGIAANARNWLEGAVASGQRLMGFGHRIYRVRDPRADALKGALQRLSTEGSVNAARFELAQAAEQAALAILREKKPDRALETNVEFYTALLLEALGFDRESFTCVFAAGRVSGWVAHAREQVQKGRLIRPQSVYVGPVPEEAGEAALAH encoded by the coding sequence ATGATTGAAGAGAACGGCCTCGAAGGCGTGGTGGCCGCGCACACGGTGTTGTCGGAAGTGGATGGCGCCGAAGGCCGGCTGGTGATCCGTGGCCACACGCTCGACGAGATCGCGCAGAACTGGCGCTTCGAAGACGTGGTGGCGCTGCTGTTCAAGGGCTTCTTCGACACGTTGCCCGACAATGCCGCCGCGCTGCGCACCGCCCTCAGCCGCGCGCGCCGCGAAGTCTTCGAGCGCCTGCAGCCCAACGACGACGCGGTGCTGCGCCGGCTGCCGCCCATCGAGGCGGTGCGCGCGCTGCTCGCACGCCTGCCCGATGGCGACGACCTGCCAACTGCGCTGCGCCTCGTGGCCGCGCCCGCGGTCTACACCGCGGCCGTGATGCGCTGGCGCCTGGGCGTGCAGGCACTCGCACCCGACGAGACCCTGCCGCATGCCGTCGACATGCTGCGCATGCTGCACGGCCGCACCCCCACGGCCGCGCAAGGCGCCGCGCTCGACACCTACCTCGTCACCGTCTGCGACCACGGCCTCAATGCCTCGACCTTCGCCGCGCGCGTGGTGGCCTCCACCGGCGCGGGGTTGGCGTCGGCCGTGCTCGCCGGCATCAGCGCACTGAAGGGCCCGCTGCATGGTGGTGCGCCCGGCCCGGTGCTCGATGCGCTCGATGCCATCGGCATCGCCGCCAATGCGCGCAATTGGCTCGAAGGCGCGGTGGCCAGCGGGCAGCGCCTGATGGGTTTCGGCCATCGCATTTACCGCGTGCGCGATCCGCGCGCCGATGCGCTCAAGGGCGCGCTGCAGCGGTTGAGCACCGAAGGCAGCGTCAACGCCGCGCGCTTTGAACTGGCGCAGGCGGCCGAGCAGGCCGCACTTGCCATCCTGCGCGAGAAGAAGCCCGACCGTGCGCTGGAAACCAACGTCGAGTTCTACACCGCGCTGCTGCTCGAAGCCCTGGGCTTCGACCGCGAGAGCTTCACCTGCGTGTTCGCGGCCGGCCGTGTGAGCGGATGGGTTGCGCATGCACGCGAGCAGGTGCAAAAGGGCCGGCTCATTCGTCCGCAGTCGGTGTACGTGGGGCCTGTGCCCGAGGAGGCTGGCGAAGCCGCACTCGCGCACTGA
- a CDS encoding citrate synthase: MKTALWLPAGEALELMQVRPQTLYASVSRGRIRAKPDATDPRRSLYHRDDVQRIAARTRGRRSSEAVASETIQWGEPVLASAVSTVAEGRLLYRGQDACVLAEHATLEDVAGLLWESAPPRFMAVAPVAVTRQDATPLQAGLLALAARAAVDPPTRGRSRAVLQAEAADVIGTLADALIGPAPAKAVALHTRLASAWRRPRAANDLRRVLVLLADHELNASTFAARVTASTGASLAACLLTGLSTLTGPLHGGASAAVQALMRNASAIGTEAAVREWLAHDRPLAAFGHPLYPKGDARCSALLAHVELPPAFTELREVGEKLLGEAVNIDFALAALAVVHKLPAGAPLTLFALSRTVGWTAHVLEQQATGQLIRPRARYTGPAAS, from the coding sequence ATGAAGACCGCACTCTGGCTTCCCGCTGGCGAAGCCCTCGAACTGATGCAGGTTCGCCCGCAGACCCTCTATGCGAGCGTGAGCCGTGGCCGCATCCGCGCCAAGCCCGATGCGACGGACCCGAGGCGCAGCCTCTATCACCGCGACGACGTGCAGCGCATCGCGGCGCGCACGCGCGGGCGGCGCAGCTCCGAAGCAGTGGCGAGCGAAACGATCCAGTGGGGCGAGCCGGTGCTGGCGTCGGCGGTGTCGACGGTGGCCGAGGGACGGCTTCTCTATCGCGGGCAGGACGCGTGCGTGCTTGCGGAGCACGCAACGCTGGAAGACGTGGCGGGCCTGCTGTGGGAAAGCGCGCCGCCGCGTTTCATGGCTGTTGCGCCCGTGGCCGTGACTCGCCAAGACGCGACCCCCTTGCAAGCCGGCCTGCTTGCACTGGCGGCACGTGCCGCCGTCGATCCGCCCACGCGTGGCCGCTCACGCGCCGTGCTGCAGGCCGAGGCGGCGGATGTGATCGGCACGCTGGCCGATGCGCTGATCGGCCCCGCACCGGCGAAAGCAGTGGCGCTGCACACACGGCTGGCTTCGGCTTGGCGCCGCCCCCGCGCGGCCAACGACTTGCGCCGCGTGCTGGTGCTGCTGGCCGACCACGAACTCAACGCATCGACCTTCGCGGCGCGCGTGACCGCATCGACGGGCGCCTCGCTCGCCGCGTGCCTGCTCACAGGACTCTCCACGCTGACAGGGCCTTTGCACGGTGGCGCCTCGGCGGCAGTGCAGGCGCTGATGCGCAACGCGTCGGCCATCGGCACCGAGGCTGCAGTGCGCGAGTGGCTTGCGCACGACCGGCCGCTGGCGGCCTTCGGGCACCCGCTCTATCCGAAAGGCGACGCGCGATGCAGCGCATTGCTGGCCCACGTCGAACTGCCGCCCGCTTTCACCGAGTTGCGCGAGGTCGGCGAGAAGCTGCTCGGGGAGGCAGTGAACATCGACTTTGCGCTGGCCGCATTGGCAGTGGTGCACAAGCTGCCGGCCGGCGCACCGCTCACGCTGTTCGCACTGTCACGCACCGTTGGCTGGACGGCCCATGTGCTGGAGCAGCAGGCCACGGGGCAACTGATACGGCCGCGTGCGCGGTATACGGGGCCTGCCGCGTCATAA
- a CDS encoding M48 family metallopeptidase, producing the protein MDPWVYSRERWLGTITLVLGLLVWLLLIVGTFGLALVYVLLGFIGYVFAQSAVITWIKGTAVKLSPTQLPELHARFTACCGYLGIEKQPEAYLLHGNGMFNAFATRFFGRNFVVLLSDVVDAMDAQPDGINFYIGHELGHIRRGHLTGHIWRAPVLWLPLLGAAYARAKEYTCDLHGAACCEEPDSAPRALAALAAGAQQWRNVDLQGYANQSAGNSGFWASFHELIGGYPWLTKRVARAIDPAAVLPSRNPLAYLLAIFVPYAGRAGGGAAGVLIVVAVIGVAAAAAIPAYQDYTARATVAQAWAEGAPVREALASYYTEKEEIPDTLAAANAPETLPGGSVLTLDPETMVVEATLPKLPRGMSGLLRMEPSAADNGIVWHCGRGEDLPAKLLPLSCRKAK; encoded by the coding sequence ATGGATCCATGGGTTTATTCGCGCGAGCGCTGGCTCGGCACCATCACGCTCGTGCTCGGCCTTCTGGTCTGGCTGCTGCTGATCGTCGGCACGTTCGGCCTTGCGCTCGTCTACGTGCTGCTGGGTTTCATCGGCTACGTGTTCGCGCAGTCGGCCGTCATTACCTGGATCAAGGGCACGGCCGTCAAGCTCTCGCCCACCCAGTTGCCTGAACTGCACGCGCGCTTCACCGCCTGCTGCGGCTACCTCGGCATCGAGAAACAGCCCGAGGCCTACCTGCTGCACGGCAACGGCATGTTCAACGCATTCGCCACCCGCTTCTTCGGCCGCAACTTCGTGGTGCTGCTGTCCGACGTGGTCGACGCCATGGACGCGCAGCCCGACGGCATCAACTTCTACATCGGCCATGAGCTGGGCCACATCCGGCGCGGCCATCTCACGGGCCACATCTGGCGCGCCCCGGTGCTGTGGCTGCCGCTGCTCGGCGCCGCCTATGCACGCGCCAAGGAATACACCTGCGACCTGCACGGTGCCGCGTGCTGCGAAGAGCCCGACTCCGCGCCCCGCGCGCTCGCGGCGCTGGCGGCCGGTGCCCAGCAGTGGCGCAACGTCGACCTGCAGGGTTATGCGAACCAGTCGGCCGGCAACAGCGGCTTCTGGGCCTCGTTCCATGAACTGATCGGTGGCTACCCGTGGCTCACCAAGCGCGTGGCGCGCGCCATCGACCCGGCCGCGGTGCTGCCGAGCCGCAACCCGCTGGCCTACCTGCTCGCGATCTTCGTGCCCTATGCGGGCCGTGCCGGCGGGGGCGCTGCGGGCGTGCTGATCGTCGTGGCCGTCATCGGCGTGGCGGCCGCTGCGGCGATTCCGGCGTACCAGGACTACACCGCGCGCGCGACGGTCGCGCAGGCGTGGGCGGAAGGCGCGCCGGTGCGCGAGGCGCTCGCCAGCTATTACACGGAGAAGGAAGAGATTCCCGACACGCTTGCTGCGGCCAATGCGCCTGAGACCCTGCCCGGTGGCTCGGTGCTGACGCTCGACCCCGAGACGATGGTGGTCGAGGCCACGCTGCCCAAGCTGCCCAGAGGGATGAGCGGCCTGCTGCGCATGGAGCCTTCGGCTGCTGACAACGGCATCGTCTGGCATTGCGGGCGGGGTGAAGATTTGCCGGCCAAGCTGCTGCCGCTCAGCTGCCGCAAGGCGAAGTAG
- a CDS encoding tripartite tricarboxylate transporter substrate-binding protein — MKKLLALAAIAAATAGAHAQDFPGNKTVTLVVPFAAGGPTDRVARDLAEAMQKTLGTTIVVDNTAGAGSSIGTAKVARANPDGYTLLLNHIGMSTMPALYRKLPFNVETDFEYLGMVNEVPMTLIGKPGLPANNYKELTTWIAANKGKINLGNAGLGAASHLCGLLFQSAIKVEMTPVPYKGTAPAIADLLGGQIDLLCDQTTNTTSQIEAKKVKAYAVTTAKRLTTPALKDLPTLDESGLKGFEVAIWHGVYAPKGTPAPVLKKLNEAINAAMKDPGFIKREEALGAVITTDKRTEPAEHKKFVVAEIAKWGPIIKAAGVYAD, encoded by the coding sequence ATGAAGAAACTGCTCGCCCTCGCGGCGATTGCCGCCGCCACTGCCGGTGCTCACGCCCAGGATTTCCCCGGGAACAAGACCGTCACGCTGGTGGTGCCTTTCGCGGCCGGCGGCCCGACCGACCGTGTGGCGCGCGACCTCGCCGAAGCCATGCAGAAGACCCTCGGCACCACGATCGTGGTGGACAACACGGCGGGTGCGGGCAGTTCCATCGGCACGGCCAAGGTGGCACGCGCCAACCCGGACGGCTACACACTGCTGCTCAACCACATCGGCATGTCCACCATGCCCGCGCTGTACCGCAAGCTGCCGTTCAACGTCGAGACCGACTTCGAGTACCTGGGCATGGTCAATGAAGTGCCGATGACGCTGATCGGCAAACCCGGCCTGCCCGCCAACAACTACAAGGAACTGACGACCTGGATTGCCGCCAACAAGGGCAAGATCAACCTGGGCAATGCCGGCCTGGGCGCTGCGTCGCACCTGTGCGGCCTGCTGTTCCAGAGCGCGATCAAGGTCGAGATGACGCCGGTGCCCTACAAGGGCACGGCCCCCGCCATCGCCGACCTGCTGGGCGGCCAGATCGACCTGCTGTGCGACCAGACCACCAACACCACGTCGCAGATCGAAGCCAAGAAGGTCAAGGCCTATGCCGTGACCACCGCCAAGCGCCTGACCACGCCTGCGCTGAAAGACCTGCCGACGCTGGACGAGTCGGGCCTGAAGGGCTTCGAAGTGGCGATCTGGCACGGCGTGTACGCGCCCAAGGGCACGCCGGCACCGGTGCTCAAGAAACTCAACGAAGCCATCAATGCGGCCATGAAGGACCCGGGCTTCATCAAGCGTGAAGAAGCGCTGGGCGCGGTGATCACCACCGACAAGCGCACCGAGCCGGCCGAGCACAAGAAGTTCGTCGTGGCCGAGATCGCCAAGTGGGGCCCGATCATCAAGGCCGCTGGCGTGTACGCCGACTGA
- a CDS encoding PQQ-dependent dehydrogenase, methanol/ethanol family — MKKTHSGLFMLAGALLCLNASTATAQNSTAPQDRAAAATKRVDGNFIRANAAQKKTPDWPSVGLDYSESRFSQLDQVNAGNVKDLGLVWSYNLESTRGVEATPLVVDGIMYVTASWSVVHAIDTRTGQKLWTFDPQVDKSKGYKGCCDVVNRGVAIYEGKVYVAAFDGRLIALDAATGKTVWEKDTLEGQKGSYTITGAPRVFKGKVIIGNGGAEYGVRGFVTAYDANTGAQKWRWFVVPGDPSKPFEDASMARAAKTWDPSAKYWEAGGGGTAWDSFAFDPELNLMYVGTGNGSPWSHKARSPKGGDNLYLGSVVALDPDTGKYKWHYQETPGDNWDYTSTQSMILANVKVDGKPRKVLLHAPKNGFFFVIDRTNGKFISAKNFTEVNWASGYDKNGRPIGIASARDGTKPNDAIPGPFGAHNWHPMSFNPQTGYAYLPAQHVPINLMDDKDWKFNEDVPGRPHAGLGWNLAKFANVEPPTSKPFGRLVAWDPVTQKEAWGVDYVSPWNGGTLTTAGNLVFQGTADGRLLAYNAKNGEKLWETPTGTGVVAAPSTYMVDGKQYVSVAVGWGGVYGLAQRATEKQGPGTVYTFAVGGTAKMPDFVQYRMDKLVQGVKYDPAKVQAGTMLYVSNCVFCHGVPGVDRGGNIPNLGYMDAAYIENLDKFVLKGPAMARGMPDFTGKLSGEEIESIKAFIQGTADAIRPK, encoded by the coding sequence ATGAAAAAAACACACTCCGGGCTGTTCATGCTCGCCGGCGCATTGCTGTGCCTGAACGCATCGACGGCCACGGCCCAGAATTCAACGGCCCCTCAAGACCGCGCCGCGGCCGCCACGAAACGGGTCGACGGCAACTTCATCCGCGCCAACGCGGCGCAGAAGAAAACGCCCGACTGGCCCAGCGTGGGGCTCGACTATTCCGAGTCGCGCTTCAGCCAGCTCGACCAGGTGAACGCCGGCAACGTGAAAGACCTGGGGCTGGTCTGGTCGTACAACCTCGAATCGACACGCGGTGTGGAAGCCACGCCGCTGGTGGTGGACGGCATCATGTACGTCACCGCCTCGTGGAGCGTGGTGCATGCCATCGACACGCGCACCGGGCAGAAGCTGTGGACCTTCGATCCGCAGGTCGATAAGTCCAAAGGCTACAAGGGCTGCTGCGACGTGGTGAACCGCGGTGTGGCCATCTACGAAGGCAAGGTCTACGTGGCCGCCTTCGATGGCCGCCTCATCGCGCTCGATGCGGCCACCGGCAAGACCGTCTGGGAGAAGGACACGCTCGAGGGCCAGAAGGGCAGCTACACCATCACCGGCGCGCCGCGCGTGTTCAAGGGCAAGGTCATCATCGGCAACGGCGGCGCCGAGTACGGCGTGCGCGGCTTCGTCACTGCCTATGACGCCAACACCGGCGCCCAGAAGTGGCGCTGGTTCGTGGTGCCCGGCGATCCGAGCAAGCCCTTCGAGGACGCGTCGATGGCGCGTGCCGCCAAGACCTGGGACCCTTCGGCCAAGTACTGGGAAGCCGGCGGCGGCGGCACCGCGTGGGACAGCTTCGCCTTCGACCCCGAACTCAACCTGATGTACGTGGGCACCGGCAACGGCTCGCCGTGGTCGCACAAGGCGCGCAGCCCCAAGGGCGGCGACAACCTCTACCTGGGCTCGGTGGTGGCGCTCGACCCCGACACCGGCAAGTACAAGTGGCACTACCAGGAGACGCCCGGCGACAACTGGGACTACACCTCCACGCAGTCGATGATCCTGGCCAACGTGAAGGTCGATGGCAAGCCGCGCAAGGTGCTGCTGCATGCGCCGAAGAACGGCTTCTTCTTCGTCATCGACCGCACCAACGGCAAGTTCATCTCGGCGAAGAACTTCACCGAAGTGAACTGGGCCTCGGGCTACGACAAGAACGGCCGGCCGATCGGCATTGCTTCCGCGCGCGACGGCACCAAGCCCAACGACGCCATCCCCGGCCCCTTCGGCGCGCACAACTGGCACCCGATGTCGTTCAACCCGCAGACGGGTTACGCGTACCTGCCCGCGCAGCATGTGCCGATCAACCTGATGGACGACAAGGACTGGAAGTTCAACGAAGACGTGCCGGGCCGCCCGCATGCGGGCCTGGGCTGGAACCTCGCCAAGTTCGCCAACGTCGAGCCGCCCACGAGCAAGCCCTTCGGCCGCCTCGTGGCCTGGGACCCGGTGACGCAGAAGGAAGCCTGGGGCGTGGACTATGTGTCGCCATGGAACGGCGGCACGCTCACCACCGCCGGCAACCTCGTGTTCCAGGGCACGGCCGACGGCCGCCTGCTGGCCTACAACGCGAAGAACGGCGAGAAGCTGTGGGAGACGCCCACCGGCACCGGCGTGGTGGCCGCGCCCTCGACTTACATGGTCGACGGCAAGCAGTACGTGTCGGTGGCCGTGGGCTGGGGCGGCGTGTATGGCCTGGCGCAGCGCGCCACCGAGAAGCAGGGGCCGGGCACGGTCTACACCTTCGCGGTCGGCGGCACGGCCAAGATGCCGGACTTCGTGCAGTACCGCATGGACAAGCTGGTGCAGGGCGTGAAGTACGACCCCGCGAAGGTCCAGGCCGGCACCATGCTCTACGTGAGCAACTGCGTGTTCTGCCACGGCGTGCCGGGCGTGGACCGCGGCGGCAACATCCCGAACCTGGGCTACATGGATGCGGCGTACATCGAGAACCTCGACAAGTTCGTGCTGAAGGGCCCGGCGATGGCGCGCGGCATGCCGGACTTCACCGGCAAGCTCTCGGGCGAGGAGATCGAGAGCATCAAGGCCTTCATCCAGGGGACGGCGGACGCGATCCGGCCGAAGTAA